CCGACGGGTTAATCGTCATATGTCCCACCTCTCCGGCGAAGCCGTCTTCCCCCGGCCAGAGCTTTCCGTCGAGGATTATTCCTCCCCCGAACCCTGTTCCCAGGGTTATCATTATCATCGAGTCTGATCCTCTGCCCGCCCCTGCCCGGTATTCTCCGAGAGCCGCGCAGGAAGCGTCGTTTTGTATAAAAACAGGGGTTGCGGTTCCGATTTTCTCCGAAAGGACTTCCGTAAACGGGAAATCTCTGGTGTTTGCTATGTTCGGGGCCTGGACGAGAATGCCGCTTGCGCGGTCAACGGTCCCCGGTACTCCTATCCCGATTGCGGATACCCCTTCCCCGGCAAATCCTTCTATGAAGCCGGCCAGGTTCTCCATGAGCCGGGAGATGCCCATGTGGGCGTCCGAGAGGGTTTTTCTCTCGCCGAGCGTGCTTCCCTCCTCGGAGATGATTTTTCCCCTGATGTTGGTTCCCCCTATATCTATGCCAAGGAATTTCCGTTTCATTTTTCCGTTTTCTGACTGCAAAAAAACTGCGGGCCGCTGCGGCCAAACTAACCCGAAATTTTTATTTTACCCTGTCTTTTCAGAAAAATACCCGTCCCGGCAGAGACCGGAGACACAGAATTTTTGCGCAAGCAGCATGTAACAAGGTATAAATTTATCCTGATTAGCGGGCGTTTCGCGTCGCATATTTTTCCTTTAGAGAACCAACAGGTTTAGATGAAACAAAGAACCGCAGCTGTCCTGTCAGCCGTTTTCCTGCTCTTTCTCTACCTTTCCTGTGAAAGACCCCCGGAGATTCCGAGCCCCGAGTCCATGCGGGCGGTTCCCGCGTTCCCCGAGATGGACGACGACCTTTTCCCCGAGGGACTGAAGGAATCCATCGGTGCAAGCGTCGAGAAACTTTCGCAGAAAAAGGACTCCCAGCTCGTTTTCGGACAAAAAACCGTCTCCGCCGGAGACTACGCCCTTGCGCTCGGTTATCTTCTCGCCAAGCTTGAAGCGGGCGTTACCAAGGATGATTTCATAAAGGACGTAAGGGAAAATTTCGATTTCTACGGCTTTCCGGGAAAACCCTGGGGGAAGGTTTTTATAACCTCTTACTTTTCTCCGGTGCTCTCCGCTTCCCGAACCAGGACACCCCAGCACACCCAGCCGCTCTATGGGGTTCCCGACGACTTGGTACGTTTGAGGATAGACAGGTTCGTCGAGCGGTTCGAGAGATTTTCGTTTCTTGAGGAGGACAAAATCACCCGGGGAAAGCTTCAGTCCCTTTATGGCAGGGTCGCCCCTGGAGGCCCCGGCAGGACGTCCGAACTGGTTCCCTATTACTCACGAAGCGAAATAGACTCTGGGGGGAGGCTCAGGGGGAAAAGGCTCGAGATC
The nucleotide sequence above comes from Candidatus Dadabacteria bacterium. Encoded proteins:
- a CDS encoding transglycosylase, producing the protein MKQRTAAVLSAVFLLFLYLSCERPPEIPSPESMRAVPAFPEMDDDLFPEGLKESIGASVEKLSQKKDSQLVFGQKTVSAGDYALALGYLLAKLEAGVTKDDFIKDVRENFDFYGFPGKPWGKVFITSYFSPVLSASRTRTPQHTQPLYGVPDDLVRLRIDRFVERFERFSFLEEDKITRGKLQSLYGRVAPGGPGRTSELVPYYSRSEIDSGGRLRGKRLEIAWVDPVDAFFLQIQGSGKIRFADGEERVVGYAAQNGHDYVAIGKFLFEWIPREKMSLWAIESHLRSLSYAERMNILYKNPSYIFFRGLPGKPETSFGTEVVDGRTIATDKAFFPRGALAFMELERPVFETSSSVEPSQWEPVSRFVINHDSGGAIKGARRVDLFWGEGKDASRHAGVMKNWGKFFYLVPKGEFLTVLREKNGGQGQGG
- a CDS encoding ROK family protein, which encodes MKRKFLGIDIGGTNIRGKIISEEGSTLGERKTLSDAHMGISRLMENLAGFIEGFAGEGVSAIGIGVPGTVDRASGILVQAPNIANTRDFPFTEVLSEKIGTATPVFIQNDASCAALGEYRAGAGRGSDSMIMITLGTGFGGGIILDGKLWPGEDGFAGEVGHMTINPSGPICGCGARGCIETYVSQVAIKRIVREHPELRKRLAGTEESALPERLAELAREKDQAAISVWNDLGTNLGVGISILVNILDVKTVVVGGGLSGAWELFIGKAIEEAERRCLGGAQRGFQVKRAALGDDAGVLGACYVAETGLGERS